GGATCGCCCAGATGCGCCATCTCCCAATCCAGGATCGCGCGGATCGTGCCGCTTTCGTCATAGAGGAAATTGCCGGTGCGATAATCGCCATGCACCACCGCGATCTTCTGCGCCGGCGGCGGCGGGTTGCGCTTCAGCCAGCGGATCGCGGCGCGCACGATGGGCTGCGGCTCGATCTCGTCCTCGTCGATCACCTTTTCCCAGCGCGCCACCTCGTGCATCGCGACGTCGTGGATGTCGGTCTCGCCGTCGAAGTTGGACAGGCCCATGTCGCGCGGATCGACCGCGGCGATGCGGCCGAGCACGCCGTAGAATTGCCGGCCGATCTTGTCGCGATGCACGCCATAGGGATCGGGACTCACGATCGAGCCGGTCAGGCAGTTTTCGATCTCCTCCATGATGAAGAAAGGCCGCTCCAGCGGCGCCGGATCGAGCTCCAGCGCCACCGGCGCCGGCACCGGCAGGCCCAGGGCGTGGAACGCTTCATAGGCCTGGTATTCCGTCGTGCGCTCGGTCTCGATCAGGCTGGCGGGCGGATCGCGGCGCAGGATCAGCCCGCGCTCGGCCCCGCCGCTCTTGGCGCGGAAGCGATAGGTCTCGCGTGACGCGCCGCCGGGAATCCGCGCCAGCCCCGTCACGGTCAAGTCCGGCTCGCCAAGCTTGGCGCGCAGATAGGCTTGCAGCTTGTCGGAAAGATCGTTCATGGCGCCGGATCGAAGATGCCGGTCAGCCCGTGTGGCGCGAAGGCGCCGACGACGAGTTGCTCCAGAACGCCGGTGCCGCTGGTGTCGACGTTCGGGCCGGTCAGCCTGGCCTCGACGAAGGCCTGGATGTGCTGGAACTGCGGCTCGTTTTCGTTGACCTCGGCGGTCTTGAAGGAATCGTAGCCGACCGCCAATTCGCCGTGATAGCGGCCATGGCCCCATTCGGGATGGCCGTAGCCGATGCCTGACATGTAGAAATTGAACTTCGGCGTCATCTCCGCCCGCCATTCGCCGCCGCGCGCGTCGCGCGTCTGGATCGTCGCGTGCTTGGCATGCCGCGTGCCCGGCTTGTAGTCGATGGTCGACCAGCAGGCCGCCATGTGCTCGGCCTCGCCGTCGCCGGCCGGCCCGATCACGGACGCGGTGTTCCACGGCTTGCCGGCGGCGTCGGCATTGTTGTGATAGAGCATGAAGCGGTCGGGAAAGTTCAGCGGCGACCACAGCCAATAGAATTGCGGCAGGCGCGGCGGGGCGGCGCCTTGTGGATTGGCGAGGCCAACCGGCCGCACGCCCCAGGAGCGGTCGCGGGTGCCGACGATCCTCTCGCGGCTGAGCTCGATGCGCTTGCCCCCGATCTCGATCCAGCCTTCATAGCTCCCGTTCTGCGTCAGCCGCGTATAGTCCATGAAGGTGAGCGGCCCCATGCGATAGGTGAAGCGCGGCTCCTCCACCGGCAAGGCGCGGGCGTGAAAGGTGATGTCGGCCGCGATGCCGTGATCGTTCTTGCCGACGACAAGGCGCAGCGTCTTCAACGGCTCGATCACCTGCACGGCGATGGGCCCGACGGTGGTGTCCATCCGCTCCATGGCGAGCAGCTTGGAGGCGCGCAGATTGTGCTGCACCCCGCCATCGATCACCGACAGCGCCGCGTCCATCACGTTCAGATGCGGATAGACGCCCAGCGCGGCGGCGAAGAACACGCTGCCGTCCGCCGAATAGCCGTTGAAGAAATAGCGGTCGTAGAAATTGCGGTCGGTGCCGGCTGTGGCGATGGGTTCCGGCCGCTGGTGCACCGGATAATCGTCGGCTTTGGTCAGCATGGGCGCTTCTTATTGTGGTTGGCGGGCAGAATGGCCCCCGCTTGGGCGTCCGGCAACGGCAAAAATCGAGGCTTCCCAAGGGGAAATCCTTTGTTGCAGTCTTGGGGCGACATGCGTATTTTCCGCGCCTCTTCGGGCAGCCTTCGGGCGCGCCACGGAAAGCCGCCTTAGCTCAGCCGGTAGAGCACATCATTCGTAATGATGGGGTCGCGTGTTCGAGTCACGCAGGCGGCACCAGCACTTAAGCCAAGTGCAGGATGCCTTTGTCTCCGTATTGTCTCAAGGGCCGATTGGGGGCTGAGTCGATTGGTCCCGCGCGGCGGCCCCGCACTCGCGCGCCAGCGTGCTTCTCGCACCATCGAGCCGACCAAATGCTTTCGCTTCGGCGACCTTCACGTGGTGAAGCCAGCGGCCATCCAGCGCCGGCTCGACCGGCTCGCGCACGGTTCGGCGTAGCAGCAGCACGCCGCCGCCATCCACGGCGTTTGCCAAGCCGTGCTTTGCCTGCAACGAGTGCGGAACAGCGAGAGCTATCTGCCTTATTTCAGAGCAACTATGGACCGTGGCTCATGCGATATTGCCGGAGCATTTCGGGCGCTACGTCGCGGTCGTAGCACAAGGGCGCATAGTCGCCGGGACGGCTATAGGCGCTGCGCCCGCCGCACTGCCTGCCGTTTCGCATGACATTGTAGGGACAGGCGCAGGGGCCGGGATAGGCGGCAATCGATTCGCGAATAATCGCCTGCTTGATTTCAGCGTCCGAAAGAGCGAGCGCGGGCGTGCTTTGCGCAACAATCGCCAAGATGATAGCGAGGTATCGAAGGTAGGCGCGCACGCGCGACCTCTCAGATAGCGATGACGGATAGCACTGTAGCTCTATTCGAAGTTTCCAGAGATACCCATTTCGGTTATCGCGCGCCAATTCTCATATGGATCGGCGGAGCTCGTGTATCCGATATCGTCGGCGGCGGCACTTTTCTCGATTGGAACTAGAGCTGTTCCATCCATGATTGATGAATGACCGCCCAATGCGGGTTCGGCGCCGTAAACTCTTCGCCAAACCAGGGCATCTTCTGCACGTTGAACATCGATTCGCGGATGAATTGGAGCGTGGACTTCACCGCTGGCTTGAGGAGGTCCTCTCGGCTGTAGGAGATGTAGAGCTTGCTTGGCAGGTTCATGTCGAGCGGCAAGGCGACGAATTCCGGGTCCCGCAGGACCATATAGGTCGGCATGAGGCCGATCCCTGCGCCTTCTCGAACGCAGCTTGAAAGAAAAGCGCTCTGGTTCGTGAACAGCGAGACGCGCTTGACAATGTCCTCGCCGAACCAGGATGCCCAGGTCGCGGCCCGCGTCAGGTAGATCGAAAGATCAAGCGCGCGATGAGATGCGAGTTCGTCCCGCGTCTGCGGCGTTCCGTACGCCTTCAGATAGCCACGTGACGCGAACAGCATGAAATGGACGGATGCGAGCGTCCGCGTGATGTGGCCGGCGCTCTGTGGGTCATAGTAGTGCACGCGCAGATCGAACACGTCCTGGCGCGACGCGGCCAGGTCATGGTCGAGGATGATCTTCAGTTCGATGTGGGGATAGCGGTCGAAGAAGCGCGGTAGGAACTGCGCCATCCAGAAATTGGCAATTCCGTCCGACGCGAGAATCCGGCAATCGCCCTCGACCCGCGTTTCCGCTTCCCTGGCATCCTGTCGCGCGAGGCCGATGGATTTTTGCGCGGCGAGCACATGATGCAGCATGCGCTCGCCCTGGTAGGTGATGGCGGTTCCCCGTGCGGACCGATCAAAGGCGCGCCCGCCGAGCCATTTCTCCAAGCTGTCGATCCGCTTGCTGACCGCCGACTGGGTGACGCCGAGCGCGGCCGCCGCTCGCTTGATCGAGCCCTCGCGGGCGACCGCGATGAAGTACGGCAGATCGCCCCAACGCTCTCCCGGAGGATCATCACTTTTGGAATAGGCCATTTCCCGGTTCCCGGCTTCCGAACCGCTGTAATCCGATGGCAACGTGAGGGCCAGCAACTAGAGATTGTGCCCGGGCAAAGCCCCTCGCATCGGAGTTTTCTATGAAAAACAACGCGTTCCCTGCGGCCACGCATGGGCGCCACGGCGAAGCTTTTGCCGTGGACCATCCCAAGGGCGGGAAGGCCTGGCTCCGGCCGGCGCTTCCGGCGGATATGCCGCTCTTGCACCAGCTCAATGTTTCGGAGATATCCCCCCTCGTGGGACCGGAGCGCGCGATGCGCGATGTCCAAGCCCGCAATCCCGACGCGCTGTGGGTAATCGAACGCCGCAGCGAGCCCGCCGCGCCGGTGGAGATTGTCGGCTGCTACGGCTTCCTGCCGCTCACGGACGCGGGACTGGACGCCTTGCACGCCGACACGCTGGTGCGCCGCGATCCGCCGCTCGAACTCATCGCCGAGGCAGGCACGCGGCCGGCCGCGATGTACGTGTGGACGGCAATCGCGCATGGGCTCGCGCGCGTTACACAGCCGCTTGTCACGCTGGCGCTCGCATCTTATGCCGACGTGCCGTTCTTCACCGTCAGCATGACCGAGAAAGGGATTCAGGCGGCGCGGCGGCGCGGGTTCGTGCCCGTCGACGCGCGGGCGGGCGACCGCAACGCGCTCGTCATGCTGCCGGCGCGACGCGCGAACGACGGCGAGGCGCAGGCCGGCGGGCCGGAGCCCCGGCACGACGTGATCGTCGCCTCGAACACCGAGCATCTGCACATGGAAGCCTACGTGCGGGGCGCGGTGTTCGGCGCGGAGCAGTTCAGCCCGTATCGCGAGGAATTCGACGGCAACGACTTCTCTGCGTCGCACCTTCTGGGGTTCGTCGACAACGAGCCGGTCGCCGTGCTTCGCATCCGCTATTTCTCGTCCTTTGCGAAGCTCGAACGCCTCGCCGTGCTCGCGCGCTTCCGGCGCACGAAGATCAAATACGAGATCGTGAACCGGGCCATCGATATCTGTCGCCGCAAGGGGTACACCAAGCTCTACGGGCACGCTCAGACCCGGCTCGTCCCGTTCTACGCGAAGTTCGGCTTCCGGCCCCGCGAGCGCGAGACGCGCCTCGTGTTCGCCGATCATGCCTATGTCGAGATCGAGGCGGATTTCGACGCCCACGAGAACCCGATTTCGTTGCAGACGGACCCCTACGTCATCATCCGCCCAGAAGGGGCGTGGGACCGCCCCGGCATCCTCGATCTGTCGGCCGCCCGGCCGGCGACCAACCCCGCGTAGCGGCAAGCCATGTCCGAGCTCATTTGTTTCGCGCATCTTCTCGTCGTGGATTCGCGGCTGTTCGATCTCGCGCAGCGCAAGCGGGACGAGAATGTCGCCATCACGGAGGCCGACTTGGACGAGATACGCGCCTTGCTGTCAAAAGCGTTCGGCGCCATTCAGCCCGCCGCCTATGCGCAGATGGGGAATAAAGCCCTGACGCGGAACGCTCCCTGACGCAGAGCGGCACACAACGACACCCTATGCGAACAGGTCTCGACCGGTTCCATGGAGGGGCGAATCAGGCCATGCTCGCCTGACGGTTGCAAGGCGTGAGCCGGACGGTGCCGCTCGGGGCGGGCATCGAGGATTTCCGGCGCGGCGTTCGTCGCACGGCTGAGCCCCGCGAGGGACACTCCATGTCGCTTCGAGCACTTTTCGCAAAATCGAAACTCTCCATTCGGCTCATTGCCGTTGGAGCAGCGCTCCTTCTATTGCTGCCGCTTTCCTTGGCAATGGCGGCCGATACGGCGCCGAGCCCGCTGCTCAAGGCCGGCGAGCCTGTCGATTGGCTGTTCATGTTCAAGCTGAACTCGGCCGCTTTCCCCGGATGCGGCGGCGATGCGGAGCGCGTCTGCCTCTTCGGCGGGACGGTGCAGGACTACGCCCATTTCGGGCAGCAATTCGTCTACGCGAGCAGTGCCGACCACACGCTTCAGAAAGGTACAGGCTGCGCCGGCGACAGCGTGAACGACCCGCTCGGCGCGACCTTCGACGAGATCTACAACGGCAGCTACCACTATGTCGTCTGGAACGACCAGTTCTACGACGATCCAGAGATCCCCGGATGCACCAAGTCCTGCGGCTCGCCCTGGGGCCATTCCAAGGGCATGCTTGCCTGGAACGACGACGGCGACGGCCTCGTCCTACAGGTGACGACGCCATCCTGGCCGGCGGCCGGCAGCGCCGCGCATCCGCGTCGGAATGACGGCAATACGCTCGGCTGCGTGACCGACGACAACGTGCTGGTGAGCCAGCATTTCTTCGCCCTCAAGCTCACGCATGACGACGTGGTCAAGGTGCTCCAGGCGCTCGCCAACGCGAGCGTCGTGACCCACGTGAGCGAGGCGCAGATCGTCAACAGCGGCGGGCCGTCGGACATCACGGCGCTCGTCGCGACGCTCGGCAAGAAATCGAAGGCCACGACGGTCATCAAAGCGACGCTGTCCTCCGGCGTCGTGCTGATCTCCAAGCCGTCGAACATGAACGTCCCGCCCTGGCAGCTCGTATCGGCGGAGCTCGGCAGCGTGGCCCTGCGCACGGCGACCTGGTGGGCCAATCCGCAAATCTATTCGACGACGGCATCCACGCGCATCGTCTGCTGGAGCAGCACGCTTCCGAAGCCCGGCGCGGTGGCAATTGCCACCAGCGGCTCCTGGGACGGCACGAAATTCATCCTCACGGGCGGCGCGAGCGGCGACCACAATCACGCCAAGATCGGCGTATCGACCTCTGGCGACGCGCACTATGCGATCTTCGGCGACATGAACCAGCAGGGCACGGTCAGCGACCCGGCAAAGTGCAAGAGCAGCCAGAACGGGCGCGGCGGGCTCTTCTACGTCATTGACGACGAGACGCTGTCTGCCAGCGTCGCGAGCCTGATCGCCGGCAGTACCGCGCCGACCCATCCGCCGAAGCCGAAGAACTGAGCCATGGGCAAGAACATCGTCGTCTGCTGCGACGGGACATCGAACGAATACAACTATGCCCAGACGAATGTCGTCCGGCTGTACGCGACGCTCGTCAACGATCCGGCGCGCCAAGTGACCTTCTATCACCCCGGGCTTGGAACAATGGGGCCGCCCGGCGCACTCACAAAATTCGATAACGATTGGACGCGCATGGCCGGGCTC
Above is a window of Rhizomicrobium sp. DNA encoding:
- a CDS encoding phosphotransferase family protein; amino-acid sequence: MNDLSDKLQAYLRAKLGEPDLTVTGLARIPGGASRETYRFRAKSGGAERGLILRRDPPASLIETERTTEYQAYEAFHALGLPVPAPVALELDPAPLERPFFIMEEIENCLTGSIVSPDPYGVHRDKIGRQFYGVLGRIAAVDPRDMGLSNFDGETDIHDVAMHEVARWEKVIDEDEIEPQPIVRAAIRWLKRNPPPPAQKIAVVHGDYRTGNFLYDESGTIRAILDWEMAHLGDPLEDLGWAIDPLWAGGNPGFPGGMIARDAAIAAWEKASGLTAEPQALRWWEIFAGLKGAAIWISAAREYAQGRNIDPINAFSGWYCLAFHNMILAERLGEGA
- a CDS encoding LysR family transcriptional regulator, with protein sequence MLALTLPSDYSGSEAGNREMAYSKSDDPPGERWGDLPYFIAVAREGSIKRAAAALGVTQSAVSKRIDSLEKWLGGRAFDRSARGTAITYQGERMLHHVLAAQKSIGLARQDAREAETRVEGDCRILASDGIANFWMAQFLPRFFDRYPHIELKIILDHDLAASRQDVFDLRVHYYDPQSAGHITRTLASVHFMLFASRGYLKAYGTPQTRDELASHRALDLSIYLTRAATWASWFGEDIVKRVSLFTNQSAFLSSCVREGAGIGLMPTYMVLRDPEFVALPLDMNLPSKLYISYSREDLLKPAVKSTLQFIRESMFNVQKMPWFGEEFTAPNPHWAVIHQSWMEQL
- a CDS encoding GNAT family N-acetyltransferase, producing MKNNAFPAATHGRHGEAFAVDHPKGGKAWLRPALPADMPLLHQLNVSEISPLVGPERAMRDVQARNPDALWVIERRSEPAAPVEIVGCYGFLPLTDAGLDALHADTLVRRDPPLELIAEAGTRPAAMYVWTAIAHGLARVTQPLVTLALASYADVPFFTVSMTEKGIQAARRRGFVPVDARAGDRNALVMLPARRANDGEAQAGGPEPRHDVIVASNTEHLHMEAYVRGAVFGAEQFSPYREEFDGNDFSASHLLGFVDNEPVAVLRIRYFSSFAKLERLAVLARFRRTKIKYEIVNRAIDICRRKGYTKLYGHAQTRLVPFYAKFGFRPRERETRLVFADHAYVEIEADFDAHENPISLQTDPYVIIRPEGAWDRPGILDLSAARPATNPA
- a CDS encoding deoxyribonuclease II family protein, with the protein product MAADTAPSPLLKAGEPVDWLFMFKLNSAAFPGCGGDAERVCLFGGTVQDYAHFGQQFVYASSADHTLQKGTGCAGDSVNDPLGATFDEIYNGSYHYVVWNDQFYDDPEIPGCTKSCGSPWGHSKGMLAWNDDGDGLVLQVTTPSWPAAGSAAHPRRNDGNTLGCVTDDNVLVSQHFFALKLTHDDVVKVLQALANASVVTHVSEAQIVNSGGPSDITALVATLGKKSKATTVIKATLSSGVVLISKPSNMNVPPWQLVSAELGSVALRTATWWANPQIYSTTASTRIVCWSSTLPKPGAVAIATSGSWDGTKFILTGGASGDHNHAKIGVSTSGDAHYAIFGDMNQQGTVSDPAKCKSSQNGRGGLFYVIDDETLSASVASLIAGSTAPTHPPKPKN